The proteins below are encoded in one region of Drosophila santomea strain STO CAGO 1482 chromosome 3R, Prin_Dsan_1.1, whole genome shotgun sequence:
- the LOC120451544 gene encoding uncharacterized protein LOC120451544 isoform X1 has protein sequence MPMSLQASSVPATAAVPATLSVSASDTQMLRPQTLAGPEREPIEFNINLVGAPPEVEQLVEQIKSVAEQFLYHWKSFPIVLPQALASSGLNLTAKNATNSVSSRNTRPFNLRDLFIAPPFDELDAVASDGSGEPRRLTSAQLKTLRETGLQKDKYGKPKKLTLEQLETIRKNGEFDVPSLHFPGQVHKWRLSQLLQKGKLRAQDSFLSDLALAARFVVVTARARIFSHFFSVEQAMHGLLEAFTRLADMFIGVPALLAHNLDYKIKEERCRFLIAELVCRPEYEDCLHGLCSYVRKMLRRATMEKFDFNSCEVSQPVPYLFLTPKGQEIDLRLFCRDIMRKALPILIGILERETRGWFLHFRERLIAELRAKKLNDKEIEEEVNEAVMKEYLQRVYSSIVSNAKLAELGDGVPELLVQQAQSVVIMYKAVDKVEQNIKRIREDHKKCLANDHSVLSRVAPWLRSKLRHAEENRLHKSAWSAHEEALKMCTQHSLHQTAYFLSRDLIFMKEREPVLLKELKNAKTPTRSFQWACRIWSPQSWIIRRNFQGQSDVIPTVISQHATSIVTPRSDPSQPVFLVEKEILRTTSTRWPFWRLLNMIQRIWCWSWNMMFLLGILVPWCSPLGLRALCCVKPFMPDLELSQINGTLFPRKTSITQTLASRLIELWRHISKSRTHFETEPDTGFIGKGLTRNLNRTWNYFVKGFLGTMVILFAFPLLCLAASLLSIILAVTTPLWIPLFVLLLHIYMILIYDLDAPDNMKNRYCILLEAIVWNLLIQGLLQPVAAVLMATVICPLAAGVVLIVGVIRYSLRLVWDSLTYHLFIKKCGRVPASDSIAVKRIAGPGLALDYYFIIRPEQALAALEAKMELDELQAYQHATERVVLQPQQDFLQFVEACFGPFSAQISKTGPYLSLDREAQDLMSTLHEKLEKRRRELQTALTTQVKSRIKLNTKELKIAIQLAAHILEKYYPSHVIGRLSISEEEFWDNKGLTVNDWPGLAGLIYTDIFSLDFLTPLTEHDTHFKLEPHASLDLMRYTEMVKNANDVIGSKGLDLLGNVYAPRGNVQVHLPFLEVTAFNPRSRITLTFRKPEKRDMSVGLTTPRVRAHRAQHVPKTLQDAQKSWRPWKQQCGENSVTEKLLIPLPVPHPVHIAIAIYNRDTEQPIPLDSELVWEILKSIEDCQGGDAMAVQVGARYRGAVIESSNDSLNSSSSIGSTRDSGSGSVSGSALGNGTETLPCGNREVCTQVKVDNEPAASSSGFHWTLSNWGAAQTARRRTNSNVRVDLASPEDISLDTDSSRAVFNNAYGTTV, from the exons ATGCCCATGTCACTGCAAGCCTCCTCGGTTCCAGCCACGGCTGCTGTGCCTGCCACTTTGTCGGTTAGTGCATCCGACACTCAGATGCTGCGCCCTCAGACTCTGGCTGGCCCCGAGCGGGAGCCTATCGAGTTTAACATCAACCTGGTGGGAGCTCCTCCCGAAGTGGAGCAGCTGGTGGAACAGATCAAGAGCGTGGCCGAGCAGTTCCTCTACCATTGGAAGAGCTTTCCCATTG TTTTGCCTCAGGCGCTGGCCAGCAGTGGTCTGAATTTGACGGCGAAGAACGCGACTAATAGCGTGAGCAGTCGCAATACGCGTCCATTTAATCTGCGCGACCTCTTTATAGCGCCTCCCTTTGACGAGCTGGACGCCGTGGCTTCTGACGGGAGTGGAGAGCCCCGCCGGCTGACGAGCGCCCAGCTGAAGACTCTGCGGGAAACTGG cTTGCAAAAGGATAAATATGGAAAGCCGAAGAAATTAACTTTGGAACAATTGGAAACCATACGTAAAAATGG CGAGTTCGATGTGCCCAGTCTTCATTTTCCTGGTCAGGTGCACAAATGGCGTCTTTCCCAACTACTTCAAAAGGGCAAGTTACGGGCACAAGACTCCTTTCTGAGCGATCTAGCCCTGGCTGCCCGGTTCGTGGTGGTAACTGCCCGAGCTCGCATTTTCTCCCATTTCTTTTCCGTAGAACAGGCGATGCACGGCTTGTTGGAAGCGTTCACCAGACTTGCAGACATGTTCATTGGTGTACCGGCTCTTTTGGCCCACAACCTGGACTATAAGATTAAGGAGGAGCGCTGCCGATTTCTCATAGCCGAGTTGGTTTGTCGG CCCGAGTACGAGGACTGTTTACACGGTCTGTGCTCCTATGTCCGGAAGATGCTGCGTCGCGCTACGATGGAAAAATTCGACTTTAACAGCTGCGAGGTCAGCCAACCTGTGCCGTACCTATTCCTTACGCCCAAAGGACAGGAGATCGACTTGCGCCTTTTCTGCCGCGACATTATGCGCAAGGCACTTCCAATTCTAATTGGCATTCTGGAGAGAGAGACGCGAGGCTGGTTCCTGCATTTCCGCGAGCGTTTGATTGCCGAGCTGCGTGCCAAGAAGTTAAACGACAAGGAGATCGAAGAAGAGGTGAACGAAGCTGTTATGAAGGAGTATCTACAACGCGTCTATAGCTCCATCGTCTCCAATGCAAAGCTGGCGGAGCTGGGCGACGGAGTGCCGGAACTTCTCGTGCAACAGGCCCAGTCGGTGGTAATTATGTACAAGGCTGTAGACAAGGTAGAACAGAATATCAAGCGTATTCGTGAGGACCATAAGAAGTGTCTGGCCAATGACCATTCCGTACTGTCGCGGGTTGCCCCCTGGTTGCGCTCCAAGCTACGCCACGCTGAAGAGAATCGGCTCCACAAGAGCGCCTGGTCGGCCCACGAGGAAGCGCTGAAAATGTGCACCCAACATAGCCTGCACCAAACAGCATACTTCCTGTCCCGTGACCTAATCTTCATGAAGGAACGCGAGCCAGTACTCCTTAAAGAGCTGAAGAACGCCAAGACTCCCACACGCAGCTTTCAATGGGCGTGTCGCATTTGGTCGCCGCAGTCGTGGATCATCCGTCGCAATTTCCAGGGCCAGTCTGACGTGATTCCCACTGTGATTAGCCAACATGCCACAAGCATTGTTACTCCCCGCTCGGATCCTAGCCAGCCGGTGTTTCTGGTGGAAAAGGAGATACTGCGCACAACGAGCACACGCTGGCCTTTCTGGCGCCTGCTAAACATGATACAGCGTATATGGTGCTGGTCTTGGAATATGATGTTCCTGCTTGGCATACTAGTTCCGTGGTGCAGTCCACTCGGATTGCGCGCCCTGTGCTGTGTGAAGCCTTTTATGCCCGACCTTGAGCTATCGCAGATCAACGGCACACTGTTCCCAAGGAAGACGAGCATAACTCAGACTCTGGCGTCACGTCTAATCGAATTGTGGCGTCATATATCAAAATCACGAACGCACTTCGAGACAGAACCTGACACGG GCTTTATTGGAAAGGGACTGACAAGAAATCTGAATCGAACTTGGAACTATTTTGTAAAAGGATTCTTGGGAACGATGGTCATTTTATTCGCCTTTCCCCTTCTATGTTTGGCCGCTAGTTTGCTGAGCATTATTCTGGCTGTGACTACGCCTCTATGGATTCCGCTGTTTGTACTACTACTCCACATCTACATGATCCTCATATATGATTTAGATGCGCCTGATAATATGAAGAATCGATACTGCATCCTATTGGAAGCCATAGTTTGGAATCTTCTCATACAGGGGTTGCTGCAGCCGGTGGCGGCGGTTCTAATGGCCACGGTGATCTGTCCATTGGCAGCAGGAGTCGTTTTAATAG TTGGAGTCATTCGATATTCCCTACGATTGGTGTGGGACTCTCTTACCTACCATCTGTTTATCAAGAAGTGTGGACGTGTACCGGCCTCAGATAGCATTGCTGTAAAACGAATTGCTGGACCTGGACTGGCATTAgactattattttataatcagACCAGAGCAGGCTTTGGCCGCACTGGAGGCTAAAATGGAACTGGACGAGTTGCAGGCCTACCAGCATGCCACGGAGCGAGTGGTTCTGCAGCCACAGCAGGATTTCCTCCAGTTTGTTGAGGCTTGCTTTGGGCCTTTTTCAGCGCAGATCAGTAAAACTGGTCCATACTTATCGCTGGATCGCGAAGCCCAAGATCTGATGAGTACGCTACACGAGAAATTAGAGAAGCGACGAAGAGAGTTGCAGACCGCATTGACTACACAAGTCAAATCGCGCATAAAGTTAAATACCAAAGAATTGAAG ATTGCTATACAACTGGCCGCCCATATTTTAGAGAAATATTATCCGTCTCATGTCATCGGCAGACTGTCCATTAGCGAAGAGGAATTCTGGGATAATAAA GGTCTCACGGTAAACGACTGGCCGGGACTAGCTGGTCTTATATACACCGATATATTTAGTCTAGATTTTTTAACGCCATTGACTGAACATGATACACATTTTAAACTAGAACCACATGCCTCGCTCGACCTGATGCGATATACTGAGATGGTGAAGAATGCAAACGATGTAATTGGTTCGAAGGGCCTAGATCTGCTCGGCAATGTATATGCGCCGCGTGGCAATGTACAGGTGCATCTGCCCTTCCTAGAAGTGACTGCATTCAATCCACGCTCCCGCATAACGCTCACTTTCCGCAAGCCCGAAAAAAG GGATATGTCTGTGGGATTGACCACCCCGAGGGTGCGTGCCCACCGTGCCCAGCATGTGCCGAAGACTTTACAAGATGCTCAGAAGTCATGGCGACCGTGGAAGCAGCAATGCGGGGAGAATAGCGTTACGGAAAAGCTGCTCATTCCGTTGCCAGTGCCCCATCCCGTTCACATTGCTATTGCCATTTACAATCGCGACACCGAACAGCCTATCCCCTTGGACTCGGAGTTGGTTTGGGAAATCCTAAAATCCATAGAAGACTGCCAAGGCGGCGATGCCATG GCTGTCCAGGTTGGGGCGCGGTATCGAGGAGCGGTCATTGAATCGAGCAATGATTCCCTaaatagcagcagcagcattggCAGTACTCGCGACTCTGGCTCAGGTTCAGTTTCGGGCTCTGCATTGGGCAACGGCACAGAAACTTTACCATGCGGCAACCGTGAG GTATGCACCCAGGTTAAGGTAGATAACGAACCAGCTGCAAGCTCTTCTGGTTTCCATTGGACTCTAAGCAATTGGGGCGCTGCGCAAACGGCACGACGCCGAACCAACTCGAATGTGCGCGTGGACTTGGCCAGTCCCGAAGATATATCCTTGGATACGGATAGTTCCCGTGCCGTTTTTAATAACGCGTACGGCACAACTGTCTAA
- the LOC120451544 gene encoding uncharacterized protein LOC120451544 isoform X2: MPMSLQASSVPATAAVPATLSVSASDTQMLRPQTLAGPEREPIEFNINLVGAPPEVEQLVEQIKSVAEQFLYHWKSFPIVLPQALASSGLNLTAKNATNSVSSRNTRPFNLRDLFIAPPFDELDAVASDGSGEPRRLTSAQLKTLRETGEFDVPSLHFPGQVHKWRLSQLLQKGKLRAQDSFLSDLALAARFVVVTARARIFSHFFSVEQAMHGLLEAFTRLADMFIGVPALLAHNLDYKIKEERCRFLIAELVCRPEYEDCLHGLCSYVRKMLRRATMEKFDFNSCEVSQPVPYLFLTPKGQEIDLRLFCRDIMRKALPILIGILERETRGWFLHFRERLIAELRAKKLNDKEIEEEVNEAVMKEYLQRVYSSIVSNAKLAELGDGVPELLVQQAQSVVIMYKAVDKVEQNIKRIREDHKKCLANDHSVLSRVAPWLRSKLRHAEENRLHKSAWSAHEEALKMCTQHSLHQTAYFLSRDLIFMKEREPVLLKELKNAKTPTRSFQWACRIWSPQSWIIRRNFQGQSDVIPTVISQHATSIVTPRSDPSQPVFLVEKEILRTTSTRWPFWRLLNMIQRIWCWSWNMMFLLGILVPWCSPLGLRALCCVKPFMPDLELSQINGTLFPRKTSITQTLASRLIELWRHISKSRTHFETEPDTGFIGKGLTRNLNRTWNYFVKGFLGTMVILFAFPLLCLAASLLSIILAVTTPLWIPLFVLLLHIYMILIYDLDAPDNMKNRYCILLEAIVWNLLIQGLLQPVAAVLMATVICPLAAGVVLIVGVIRYSLRLVWDSLTYHLFIKKCGRVPASDSIAVKRIAGPGLALDYYFIIRPEQALAALEAKMELDELQAYQHATERVVLQPQQDFLQFVEACFGPFSAQISKTGPYLSLDREAQDLMSTLHEKLEKRRRELQTALTTQVKSRIKLNTKELKIAIQLAAHILEKYYPSHVIGRLSISEEEFWDNKGLTVNDWPGLAGLIYTDIFSLDFLTPLTEHDTHFKLEPHASLDLMRYTEMVKNANDVIGSKGLDLLGNVYAPRGNVQVHLPFLEVTAFNPRSRITLTFRKPEKRDMSVGLTTPRVRAHRAQHVPKTLQDAQKSWRPWKQQCGENSVTEKLLIPLPVPHPVHIAIAIYNRDTEQPIPLDSELVWEILKSIEDCQGGDAMAVQVGARYRGAVIESSNDSLNSSSSIGSTRDSGSGSVSGSALGNGTETLPCGNREVCTQVKVDNEPAASSSGFHWTLSNWGAAQTARRRTNSNVRVDLASPEDISLDTDSSRAVFNNAYGTTV, encoded by the exons ATGCCCATGTCACTGCAAGCCTCCTCGGTTCCAGCCACGGCTGCTGTGCCTGCCACTTTGTCGGTTAGTGCATCCGACACTCAGATGCTGCGCCCTCAGACTCTGGCTGGCCCCGAGCGGGAGCCTATCGAGTTTAACATCAACCTGGTGGGAGCTCCTCCCGAAGTGGAGCAGCTGGTGGAACAGATCAAGAGCGTGGCCGAGCAGTTCCTCTACCATTGGAAGAGCTTTCCCATTG TTTTGCCTCAGGCGCTGGCCAGCAGTGGTCTGAATTTGACGGCGAAGAACGCGACTAATAGCGTGAGCAGTCGCAATACGCGTCCATTTAATCTGCGCGACCTCTTTATAGCGCCTCCCTTTGACGAGCTGGACGCCGTGGCTTCTGACGGGAGTGGAGAGCCCCGCCGGCTGACGAGCGCCCAGCTGAAGACTCTGCGGGAAACTGG CGAGTTCGATGTGCCCAGTCTTCATTTTCCTGGTCAGGTGCACAAATGGCGTCTTTCCCAACTACTTCAAAAGGGCAAGTTACGGGCACAAGACTCCTTTCTGAGCGATCTAGCCCTGGCTGCCCGGTTCGTGGTGGTAACTGCCCGAGCTCGCATTTTCTCCCATTTCTTTTCCGTAGAACAGGCGATGCACGGCTTGTTGGAAGCGTTCACCAGACTTGCAGACATGTTCATTGGTGTACCGGCTCTTTTGGCCCACAACCTGGACTATAAGATTAAGGAGGAGCGCTGCCGATTTCTCATAGCCGAGTTGGTTTGTCGG CCCGAGTACGAGGACTGTTTACACGGTCTGTGCTCCTATGTCCGGAAGATGCTGCGTCGCGCTACGATGGAAAAATTCGACTTTAACAGCTGCGAGGTCAGCCAACCTGTGCCGTACCTATTCCTTACGCCCAAAGGACAGGAGATCGACTTGCGCCTTTTCTGCCGCGACATTATGCGCAAGGCACTTCCAATTCTAATTGGCATTCTGGAGAGAGAGACGCGAGGCTGGTTCCTGCATTTCCGCGAGCGTTTGATTGCCGAGCTGCGTGCCAAGAAGTTAAACGACAAGGAGATCGAAGAAGAGGTGAACGAAGCTGTTATGAAGGAGTATCTACAACGCGTCTATAGCTCCATCGTCTCCAATGCAAAGCTGGCGGAGCTGGGCGACGGAGTGCCGGAACTTCTCGTGCAACAGGCCCAGTCGGTGGTAATTATGTACAAGGCTGTAGACAAGGTAGAACAGAATATCAAGCGTATTCGTGAGGACCATAAGAAGTGTCTGGCCAATGACCATTCCGTACTGTCGCGGGTTGCCCCCTGGTTGCGCTCCAAGCTACGCCACGCTGAAGAGAATCGGCTCCACAAGAGCGCCTGGTCGGCCCACGAGGAAGCGCTGAAAATGTGCACCCAACATAGCCTGCACCAAACAGCATACTTCCTGTCCCGTGACCTAATCTTCATGAAGGAACGCGAGCCAGTACTCCTTAAAGAGCTGAAGAACGCCAAGACTCCCACACGCAGCTTTCAATGGGCGTGTCGCATTTGGTCGCCGCAGTCGTGGATCATCCGTCGCAATTTCCAGGGCCAGTCTGACGTGATTCCCACTGTGATTAGCCAACATGCCACAAGCATTGTTACTCCCCGCTCGGATCCTAGCCAGCCGGTGTTTCTGGTGGAAAAGGAGATACTGCGCACAACGAGCACACGCTGGCCTTTCTGGCGCCTGCTAAACATGATACAGCGTATATGGTGCTGGTCTTGGAATATGATGTTCCTGCTTGGCATACTAGTTCCGTGGTGCAGTCCACTCGGATTGCGCGCCCTGTGCTGTGTGAAGCCTTTTATGCCCGACCTTGAGCTATCGCAGATCAACGGCACACTGTTCCCAAGGAAGACGAGCATAACTCAGACTCTGGCGTCACGTCTAATCGAATTGTGGCGTCATATATCAAAATCACGAACGCACTTCGAGACAGAACCTGACACGG GCTTTATTGGAAAGGGACTGACAAGAAATCTGAATCGAACTTGGAACTATTTTGTAAAAGGATTCTTGGGAACGATGGTCATTTTATTCGCCTTTCCCCTTCTATGTTTGGCCGCTAGTTTGCTGAGCATTATTCTGGCTGTGACTACGCCTCTATGGATTCCGCTGTTTGTACTACTACTCCACATCTACATGATCCTCATATATGATTTAGATGCGCCTGATAATATGAAGAATCGATACTGCATCCTATTGGAAGCCATAGTTTGGAATCTTCTCATACAGGGGTTGCTGCAGCCGGTGGCGGCGGTTCTAATGGCCACGGTGATCTGTCCATTGGCAGCAGGAGTCGTTTTAATAG TTGGAGTCATTCGATATTCCCTACGATTGGTGTGGGACTCTCTTACCTACCATCTGTTTATCAAGAAGTGTGGACGTGTACCGGCCTCAGATAGCATTGCTGTAAAACGAATTGCTGGACCTGGACTGGCATTAgactattattttataatcagACCAGAGCAGGCTTTGGCCGCACTGGAGGCTAAAATGGAACTGGACGAGTTGCAGGCCTACCAGCATGCCACGGAGCGAGTGGTTCTGCAGCCACAGCAGGATTTCCTCCAGTTTGTTGAGGCTTGCTTTGGGCCTTTTTCAGCGCAGATCAGTAAAACTGGTCCATACTTATCGCTGGATCGCGAAGCCCAAGATCTGATGAGTACGCTACACGAGAAATTAGAGAAGCGACGAAGAGAGTTGCAGACCGCATTGACTACACAAGTCAAATCGCGCATAAAGTTAAATACCAAAGAATTGAAG ATTGCTATACAACTGGCCGCCCATATTTTAGAGAAATATTATCCGTCTCATGTCATCGGCAGACTGTCCATTAGCGAAGAGGAATTCTGGGATAATAAA GGTCTCACGGTAAACGACTGGCCGGGACTAGCTGGTCTTATATACACCGATATATTTAGTCTAGATTTTTTAACGCCATTGACTGAACATGATACACATTTTAAACTAGAACCACATGCCTCGCTCGACCTGATGCGATATACTGAGATGGTGAAGAATGCAAACGATGTAATTGGTTCGAAGGGCCTAGATCTGCTCGGCAATGTATATGCGCCGCGTGGCAATGTACAGGTGCATCTGCCCTTCCTAGAAGTGACTGCATTCAATCCACGCTCCCGCATAACGCTCACTTTCCGCAAGCCCGAAAAAAG GGATATGTCTGTGGGATTGACCACCCCGAGGGTGCGTGCCCACCGTGCCCAGCATGTGCCGAAGACTTTACAAGATGCTCAGAAGTCATGGCGACCGTGGAAGCAGCAATGCGGGGAGAATAGCGTTACGGAAAAGCTGCTCATTCCGTTGCCAGTGCCCCATCCCGTTCACATTGCTATTGCCATTTACAATCGCGACACCGAACAGCCTATCCCCTTGGACTCGGAGTTGGTTTGGGAAATCCTAAAATCCATAGAAGACTGCCAAGGCGGCGATGCCATG GCTGTCCAGGTTGGGGCGCGGTATCGAGGAGCGGTCATTGAATCGAGCAATGATTCCCTaaatagcagcagcagcattggCAGTACTCGCGACTCTGGCTCAGGTTCAGTTTCGGGCTCTGCATTGGGCAACGGCACAGAAACTTTACCATGCGGCAACCGTGAG GTATGCACCCAGGTTAAGGTAGATAACGAACCAGCTGCAAGCTCTTCTGGTTTCCATTGGACTCTAAGCAATTGGGGCGCTGCGCAAACGGCACGACGCCGAACCAACTCGAATGTGCGCGTGGACTTGGCCAGTCCCGAAGATATATCCTTGGATACGGATAGTTCCCGTGCCGTTTTTAATAACGCGTACGGCACAACTGTCTAA